The following coding sequences lie in one Sedimentibacter sp. MB35-C1 genomic window:
- a CDS encoding metallophosphoesterase, whose product MKKFLRFISTLLLIAFVVYIYARYVETNLLMVHYINVKDSRISSSDKDLKILQFSDMHISEYFDEKDIKKVAEKINGENPDIVVFTGDLLDEYSSYEGKDNIDGISKILGSIKAPMGKYAIYGNHDYGGGAEYAYKK is encoded by the coding sequence GTGAAAAAATTTTTAAGATTTATAAGTACTCTTTTGTTGATTGCTTTTGTTGTGTATATATACGCCCGATATGTTGAGACTAACCTATTAATGGTCCACTATATAAATGTAAAGGACAGTCGTATCAGTTCAAGCGATAAAGATTTAAAAATACTTCAGTTCTCCGATATGCATATATCGGAATATTTTGATGAAAAAGACATTAAGAAGGTCGCAGAAAAAATAAATGGCGAAAATCCTGACATAGTAGTTTTTACCGGAGATTTATTAGATGAGTACAGCAGCTACGAAGGTAAGGACAATATTGATGGAATAAGCAAAATACTTGGGTCGATCAAGGCTCCTATGGGTAAGTATGCTATTTACGGCAATCACGATTATGGAGGAGGAGCAGAATACGCATATAAAAAATAA
- a CDS encoding Veg family protein codes for MTANSVARVKGLVEGCVGQKVKFKVRKGKARSHISEGVIADTYPSVFTVHVDNKGLRRVVSFNYIDILTNYVEFFICDEEETKIV; via the coding sequence TTGACGGCAAATTCTGTAGCTAGGGTAAAAGGATTGGTAGAAGGATGTGTAGGCCAAAAAGTTAAATTTAAAGTAAGAAAAGGGAAAGCCAGGTCGCATATTAGTGAAGGGGTAATCGCTGACACGTATCCTTCAGTATTTACGGTTCACGTTGATAACAAAGGATTAAGAAGAGTGGTGTCATTTAATTATATTGATATTTTAACTAATTACGTTGAATTTTTCATATGTGATGAAGAGGAAACAAAAATCGTATAA